In one window of Juglans regia cultivar Chandler chromosome 3, Walnut 2.0, whole genome shotgun sequence DNA:
- the LOC118347963 gene encoding uncharacterized protein LOC118347963 — protein sequence MSGGLMVLWKKEDQVELLNYSQWHINLWVKGRRGEDDWLLTGFYGNPDASKREKSWELLKELKPQEGIAWCVVGDFNEIISQDEKVGGRERSEGQMTRFREGLEWAGLYDMGWIGNKFTWSNGHEDHTFIKERLDRGVANQRWMCRFMERMVEILGTQVSDHKALVLTVGGLAEGF from the coding sequence ATGAGTGGAGGGCTGATGGTTTTATGGAAAAAGGAGGACCAGGTGGAATTACTTAATTACTCCCAATGGCACATCAACCTATGGGTTAAAGGAAGAAGGGGGGAGGATGATTGGCTGCTGACTGGTTTTTACGGAAATCCCGATGctagtaaaagagaaaaatcttgGGAGCTTCTAAAAGAGTTAAAGCCTCAAGAGGGGATTGCGTGGTGTGTGGTGGGGGATTTCAACGAAATAATCTCTCAAGATGAAAAGGTGGGAGGGAGGGAAAGAAGTGAGGGGCAAATGACTCGGTTTAGGGAGGGGTTGGAGTGGGCAGGGCTTTATGATATGGGCTGGATAGGAAATAAATTCACTTGGTCAAATGGGCATGAGGACCATACTTTCATAAAAGAAAGACTAGATCGTGGGGTGGCTAACCAAAGGTGGATGTGCAGATTTATGGAGAGGATGGTAGAGATACTTGGAACACAGGTTTCTGACCACAAGGCCTTGGTTCTAACTGTGGGAGGGTTGGCTGAAGGTTTTTag